The Megalops cyprinoides isolate fMegCyp1 chromosome 22, fMegCyp1.pri, whole genome shotgun sequence genome contains a region encoding:
- the paip2b gene encoding polyadenylate-binding protein-interacting protein 2B translates to MPEPAEMSSPEVAKTPGGGSAPVKEEPVANGHKESEPNPFAEYLWMENEEEYNRQVEEELLEQEFLERCFQEMLEEEDQDWFIPARDLPSGVGQLQQQFSGLSVSNSNAEDIARKSSLNPEAKEFVPGVKY, encoded by the exons ATGCCAG agCCCGCAGAGATGAGCAGTCCGGAGGTGGCAAAGACTCCGGGGGGTGGTAGTGCCCCCGTGAAGGAGGAGCCGGTGGCAAATGGGCACAAAGAGAGCGAGCCCAACCCCTTCGCCGAGTACCTGTGGATGGAGAACGAGGAGGAGTACAACCGACAG gtggaggaggagctgctggagcaggagtTCCTGGAGCGCTGTTTCCAGGagatgctggaggaggaggatcAGGATTGGTTCATCCCGGCAAGGGACCTCCCCTCGGGGGtggggcagctgcagcagcagttcAGCGGGCTGTCAGTCAGCAACAGCAACGCAGAGGACATCGCG cgcaAGAGCAGCTTGAACCCGGAGGCCAAGGAGTTTGTGCCGGGAGTGAAATACTAG
- the LOC118769930 gene encoding docking protein 1-like has translation MDAHAKEGPLYMQQYKLVKKWKKSWSVLYPDSPSGVARLEVFESGSGEKPGGRRADRKVIRLSECITVLPAPEEACPHDGMAAFCVHTADRSHVFAADSRDSVDWVQRMCELAFQGSRGTDSWVQRQPHMEENLIYESREEVRQFWVSVQRTEASDRCGLQGAYWLSVDSDGLVLKEPDSRRTLLAWPYRLLRRYGRDKGAFSMEAGRRCESGPGSFTFETQQGVQIFGLVEAAIREQRALAEEEGPRSCVTLDPGVPEGERQSPRSCSPAEDPSDVYSEPLDCVQEACDATEGVYADPQDSVPAPSPSPRPPSPGHHHGDAAEPLYAEVYDQVRPDPGLQALRSERCGGEPVRKGAVRGSPKAARARRPPDTPLPHRELSPVPDSQGAPEPLYSQVFKHTHQKSTWNPDQDDVIYDNLGVI, from the exons atgGATGCGCACGCGAAAGAGGGCCCGCTGTACATGCAGCAGTATAAACTGGTCAAG AAGTGGAAGAAGAGCTGGTCGGTGCTGTACCCAGACTCTCCGAGCGGCGTGGCGCGGCTCGAGGTGTTCGAGAGCGGCAGCGGGGAGAAGCCTGGCGGCCGCAGGGCGGACAGGAAGGTCATCCGGCTGTCGGAGTGCATCACGGTCCTGCCGGCGCCCGAGGAAGCGTGTCCCCACGACGGCATGGCCGCCTTCTGCGTGCACACGGCCGACAGGAGCCACGTCTTCGCAGCCGACAGCCGGGACAGCGTGGACTGGGTGCAGAGGATGTGTGAGCTGGCCTTTCAG ggcAGCAGGGGTACAGACTCATGGGTCCAGCGGCAGCCCCACATGGAGGAGAACCTCATTTACGAGTCCCGAGAGGAAG tgaggcagttctgggtgaGTGTGCAGAGGACGGAGGCTTCTGATCGTtgtggcctgcagggggcgtaCTGGCTGAGTGTGGACAGCGACGGCCTGGTGCTGAAGGAGCCGGACTCTCGCAGGACCCTGCTGGCCTGGCCCTACAGACTGCTGCGCCGCTATGGCCGGgacaag GGAGCATTCTCCATGGAGGCGGGTCGGCGCTGTGAGTCGGGTCCTGGCAGTTTCACCTTTGAGACTCAGCAGGGGGTGCAGATTTTTGGCTTGGTGGAGGCGGCCATCCGGGAGCAGCGGGCGctggcggaggaggaggggcccCGCAGCTGTGTGACCCTTGACCCCGGCGTCCCcgagggggagaggcagagccCGAGGAGCTGCAGCCCGGCGGAGGACCCAAGTGATGTGTACTCCGAGCCCCTGGACTGCGTGCAGGAGGCCTGTGACGCCACCGAGGGCGTGTACGCCGACCCGCAGGACAGCGTCCCCGCACCCTCCCCCAGCCCGCGCCCCCCCTCACCTGGCCATCACCATGGTGACGCGGCGGAGCCGCTGTACGCGGAGGTGTATGACCAAGTCAGGCCGGACCCGGGCCTGCAGGCCCTGAGGTCAGAGAGATGCGGGGGCGAGCCGGTGAGGAAGGGGGCAGTGCGGGGGAGTCCCAAAGCTGCGAGGGCCCGCCGCCCCCCCgacacccccctgccccacagAGAGCTCTCTCCTGTGCCTGACAGCCAGGGGGCGCCAGAGCCCCTGTACAGCCAGGTCTTCAAACACACCCACCAAAAGAGCACCTGGAACCCTGACCAGGACGACGTCATCTACGACAACCTGGGGGTCATTTAA
- the LOC118769547 gene encoding semaphorin-4F-like produces MQASRSAVASAFLCCCLLSRCGAAAFDGYGDAILGPLQFPGVWNISSALLSAASGTLYLGARDMLLSVDAASLSSKQEAIVWKVPEEKRQICMNKGKTEADCHNYILVLEFVEKDRIYACGTYAFDPQCAFINTVDFSLQRGAGGAVRMESGKGKCPFDPRQRHTTVMADGVLYSATTNNFMGTMPLISRATGPEKERIRTEESSSWLSEPEFVSAALVRENAAGDDEKIYFFFSEVAEEYDLYMKVKTARVARVCKGDVGGMKVLQKRWTSFLKAGLVCEEGRGQRYNILTDLYTVTQPGEPSSTHFYGLFTSQWAGELVSAVCVYSVADISKVMEGPFKQPKSYCEHSSILSVPKPQPGQCITSALKEEGFKSSLSLPDDVLSFVRDHPLMENSVVAAPLLVQRGITYTKLAVTLMPQSNDTILHLGTDGGELHRVSVVGQAVTLLHEIPLFSEPVTKLLLYQDQLLVGSALSLAGVPAEGCSLHPSCSSCARGLGCAWREGACVSTSEGLSLADSSGDAAQSCDSEEGMCAPQVRELQVRAGLRVLLPCAQVSPRPCFWTHPPDRHTHQYGGDLAVTVRQETQGSYTCVCRQGGEAGAPCPRASYRLTLQAPSAGASRRPLGLYLACLLLGLLLGAFLMCCCQTQRSSPDHASHGHHTDTPHRTDTPHRTDTPHCTDTPHCTDTPQNADTPQCRDTPQCRDTPQCSDTLRSSDLLVETITLTEKHNKTLS; encoded by the exons ATGCAGGCGAGCAGGAGCGCCGTCGCGTCCGcgtttctgtgctgctgtctcctCAGCCGGTGCGGGGCCGCGGCTTTCGACGGCTACGGAG atGCGATACTGGGCCCGCTGCAGTTCCCAGGTGTGTGGAACATCAGCTCCGCCCTGCTGAGCGCAGCGTCAGGTACGCTGTACCTGGGTGCCCGCgacatgctgctgtctgtggacGCTGCCAGTCTCAGCAGCAAGCAGGAAGCG ataGTGTGGAAAGTTCcagaagagaagagacagaTCTGCATGAACAAGGGGAAAACAGAG GCTGATTGCCATAACTACATCCTTGTGCTGGAGTTTGTGGAGAAGGACAGGATTTATGCATGTGGAACCTATGCCTTTGATCCACAGTGCGCCTTCATC aacacAGTGGatttctctctgcagaggggggcaggaggagCCGTGAGGATGGAGTCAGGGAAGGGAAAGTGTCCCTTTGACCCCAGACAGCGTCATACTACTGTCATGGCAG ATGGAGTTCTGTACAGCGCCACCACCAACAACTTCATGGGCACAATGCCCCTCATCTCCCGGGCAACAGGCCCTGAGAAGGAGCGGATTCGCACCGAGGAGTCCAGCAGCTGGCTGAGCG agcCTGAGTTTGTTAGTGCAGCGTTGGTTCGGGAAAACGCAGCTGGAGATGATGAGAAGATCTACTTCTTCTTCAGTGAAGTGGCGGAGGAGTACGACCTCTACATGAAGGTCAAAACGGCCAGAGTGGCCCGAGTCTGcaag ggtGATGTCGGAGGGATGAAGGTCTTGCAGAAGCGCTGGACCTCCTTCCTGAAGGCGGGGCTTGTGTGTGAGGAGGGGCGTGGCCAGCGCTATAACATCCTGACTGACCTCTACACCGTGACGCAGCCAGGAGAGCCCAGCAGCACACACTTCTACGGCCTGTTCACCTCACAGTG ggctggTGAGCTtgtgtcagcagtgtgtgtgtacagcgtCGCTGATATCAGTAAGGTGATGGAGGGACCCTTTAAACAGCCGAAGAGTTACTGTGAGCACTCATCCATCCTGAGTGTCCCCAAACCGCAGCCAGGACAG TGCATCACCAGCGCCCTAAAGGAGGAGGGGTTTAAGtcctctctcagtctgcctgACGATGTTCTCTCCTTCGTGAGAGACCACCCTCTGATGGAGAACAGTGTGGTTGCAGCGCCCCTCCTGGTACAGAGGGGAATTACATACACCAAGCTGGCTGTCACTCTGATGCCCCAGAGCAACGACACCATCCTGCACCTAGGCacag aTGGAGGAGAGCTGCACAGAGTCTCAGTGGTGGGTCAGGCTGTCACCCTTCTCCATGAGATCCCACTGTTTAGTGAACCTGTGACCAAGCTCCTGCTATACCAG GACCAGCTCCTGGTtggctctgctctgtctctggcGGGGGTCCCAGCAGAGGGGTGTAGCCTGcatcccagctgcagcagctgtgcccGGGGACTGGGCTGTGCATGGAGAGAGGGGGCCTGTGTCTCCACCTCAGAGGG gctCTCCCTGGCTGACAGCTCTGGAGATGCAGCTCAGTCATGTGACTCAGAGGAAG GGATGTGCGCCCCGCAGGTgagggagctgcaggtgagggCGGGGCTGCGTGTGCTGCTGCCGTGTGCGCAGGTGTCCCCCCGGCCCTGTTTTTGGACGCACCCCCCGGACAGGCACACGCATCAGTATGGGGGGGACCTGGCGGTGACTGTGAGGCAGGAAACTCAGGGCTCCTACACCTGCGTGTGCAGGCAGGGGGGCGAGGCGGGTGCTCCCTGCCCCCGCGCGTCGTACCGGCTGACCCTGCAGGCCCCCAGCGCGGGTGCAAGCCGACGCCCGCTGGGTCTGTACCTGGCCTGTCTGCTGCTTGGCCTGCTGCTTGGGGCCTTTCTCATGTGCTGCTGCCAGACGCAGCGCTCCAGTCCTGATCACGCCTCACACGGCCACCACACAGACACGCCCCAccgcacagacacaccccaccGCACAGACACGCCCCACTGCACAGACACGCCCCACTGCACAGACACGCCCCAGAATGCAGACACGCCCCAGTGCAGAGACACGCCCCAGTGCAGAGACACGCCCCAGTGCTCAGACACGCTCAGGTCCTCAGACCTGCTGGTGGAGACCATCACTCTGACAGAGAAGCACAACAAGACCCTGAGCTGA
- the LOC118769546 gene encoding erythroblast NAD(P)(+)--arginine ADP-ribosyltransferase-like — MDKTKLVLAVCTILAWALGAETKQVKSNNPLKLDMASNSVDDCYHTCSERMFKNVTETLLPKEIRDQKDFGAAWKEALKRWKKKPVPLVGGLKEQHAIAIRAYTLGGQYPVFKAFNDATRGGAGNYRRGEFAYKSLHFLLAEALRLMKEDYVSKSVNQAKRCLQTYRGTKLKFQGALGAEVRFGSFTSSSLSKRTASNFGSETCFKIQTCFGAALASYSSMTNEDEVLIPPHEKFNVTKISRKGPNSWCNVVYSLQSTGMHSNLNCALVP, encoded by the exons ATGGATAAAACCAAGCTGGTATTAGCAGTGTGCACCATCCTGGCCTGGGCACTGGGAGCAGAAACTAAACAG GTGAAGAGCAACAATCCGCTAAAACTGGACATGGCCTCTAATTCTGTGGACGACTGTTATCACACCTGTTCAGAAAGGATGTTCAAAAACGTGACCGAAACGCTCCTGCCCAAGGAAATCCGCGATCAGAAAGATTTCGGCGCCGCTTGGAAAGAAGCACTGAAGCGGTGGAAGAAGAAACCGGTTCCGCTGGTCGGAGGTCTGAAAGAACAGCACGCCATCGCCATACGCGCGTACACCCTGGGTGGCCAATATCCCGTTTTCAAAGCGTTCAATGATGCTACGCGGGGGGGAGCAGGGAATTACAGAAGAGGGGAATTCGCTTACAAGTCGCTGCATTTCTTACTGGCTGAAGCCCTCCGCCTAATGAAAGAGGATTATGTCTCCAAGAGCGTTAATCAAGCCAAGAGGTGTCTGCAAACATACCGCGGAACCAAACTGAAGTTTCAGGGCGCTCTCGGCGCAGAAGTCCGATTCGGCTCTTTCACGTCCAGCTCTCTGAGTAAACGTACGGCGAGTAACTTTGGAAGCGAAACGTGTTTTAAAATTCAGACATGCTTTGGTGCCGCTTTGGCATCCTACTCCTCAATGACCAATGAGGATGAGGTTCTGATACCGCCCCATGAGAAATTTAATGTCACTAAAATTTCCAGGAAAGGTCCAAACTCCTGGTGCAATGTCGTTTACAGCCTTCAGAGCACAGGGATGCACAGCAATCTGAACTGCGCTCTGGTCCCTTAA